A DNA window from Pseudomonadota bacterium contains the following coding sequences:
- a CDS encoding ABC transporter ATP-binding protein — MSGRGQSIRFAGVSRSFGAVRALLATELEVRAGEFLTLLGPSGSGKTTLLNIAAGYLAPTSGRVIVGERDVTELPPRRRNVGMVFQNYALFPHMTVADNVAYGLRARGTPGAERKRRTDTALELVRLEGYGRRRIAELSGGQQQRVALARALVIEPDVLLMDEPLAALDRQLRQHVQLEIRRLHREHGRTTIYVTHDQEEALVMSDRIAIMREGAIEQLGRAEELYRQPQGAFVAGFLGESNLLSGMVTEVGRGRARIRLDGLAREIDGIAADGLRKGPAVALIRPESVRLVTETAGTVAAVLEESIYLGGLVTLRLRLPHGQMILCRRLAGDGQIPSGTVGIEWAPDDVRILPDDALSRAETISKGEA; from the coding sequence ATGAGCGGCCGGGGCCAGTCGATCCGCTTCGCCGGTGTATCGCGCTCCTTCGGCGCGGTGCGGGCGCTGCTCGCCACCGAGCTCGAGGTTCGCGCCGGCGAGTTCTTGACATTGCTGGGGCCGAGCGGGTCGGGCAAGACGACCTTGCTCAACATCGCCGCCGGCTATCTGGCACCCACGAGCGGACGCGTCATCGTCGGCGAACGGGACGTGACCGAATTGCCGCCGCGCCGGCGCAATGTCGGCATGGTGTTCCAGAACTATGCGCTGTTCCCGCATATGACCGTGGCCGACAACGTCGCCTATGGCTTGCGCGCGCGCGGCACTCCAGGTGCGGAGCGCAAACGCCGGACGGACACGGCCCTCGAGCTGGTCCGGCTCGAAGGCTATGGAAGGCGCCGGATCGCCGAGCTGTCGGGCGGGCAGCAGCAGCGCGTCGCCTTGGCGCGGGCACTGGTGATCGAGCCGGATGTGCTGCTCATGGATGAGCCGCTTGCCGCTCTCGACCGCCAGCTCCGCCAGCATGTGCAGCTGGAGATCCGCCGCCTGCATCGCGAGCATGGGCGCACCACGATCTACGTGACCCATGACCAGGAGGAAGCCCTGGTCATGTCGGATCGCATCGCCATCATGCGCGAGGGCGCGATCGAGCAGCTCGGCCGGGCGGAAGAGCTGTACCGCCAACCGCAGGGCGCCTTCGTTGCCGGGTTTCTGGGCGAGTCCAATCTGCTCAGCGGCATGGTGACGGAGGTCGGTCGCGGCCGGGCGCGCATCCGGCTCGACGGACTAGCGCGCGAGATCGACGGCATCGCCGCCGACGGCCTTCGGAAAGGCCCCGCGGTCGCCCTCATCCGTCCCGAGTCGGTGCGGCTGGTGACGGAAACCGCCGGCACCGTCGCCGCCGTTCTGGAGGAGAGCATCTATCTGGGCGGCCTCGTGACCTTGCGCCTGCGCCTGCCCCATGGTCAGATGATTCTCTGCCGTCGCCTCGCCGGCGACGGCCAAATCCCGAGCGGGACGGTGGGCATCGAGTGGGCCCCCGACGACGTTCGCATCTTGCCTGACGATGCCCTGTCGCGCGCGGAAACGATCTCGAAAGGGGAGGCATGA